DNA from Rhodobacteraceae bacterium M382:
GTAAGCCCGTGAACATCCTTGCCGTTCTGACCGTACGCAACGAAGCGGCGTTCCTGCTGGAATGGCTGGCGCATCATCGGGCCGTCGGGTTCACGAATTTCCTGGTGTTTTCAAATGATTGCCAGGATGGCACCGATGTGATGCTGGACCAATTGCAAAGCCTGGGTCATCTGACCCATGTGCGCAATGACGGTCCCTATGAACAGGGCGGCATCCAGTTCACCGCGCTGAAACGGGCCTCTCGGATGAAACCGGTGAAACACGCCGACTGGATCCTGCCGCTGGACGTGGATGAATTCGTCAATATCCACACAGGTGACGGCACCGTCCAGGCGCTGCTGGCAGCCCTTCCGGATGCGGATGCGATCACGTTGACCTGGCGATTGTTCGGCAATGCGGATGTGCTGCGCTTTGCGGATCGCCCCATCACCGCGCAATTCACCAAATGCGCCCCCGAGATCCTGTATTGGCCGTGGCGGGCGGCGATGTTCAAGACGCTGTATCGCAATGATGGAACTTATGGCAAACTGGGCGTGCACCGACCCCGATCACCGGATCAGGACCGTCTGGAAACCTGTCGCTGGTTCGACTGCGCCGGGCGCGAACTGGACCAGCAATTCCGCACCAAACGGATCTTCTCCAACTATGGCCGCCCCAATTTTGACCTCGCCCAGCTGAACCACTACCCGCTGGGATCAATGGAAAGTTACGTGCTCAAGGCCGATCGCGGGCGGGCGGTGCATTCGGACCATCTTCTGGATGTGGATTATTGGGTCGAACGCAATTTCAACGGCGATACCGACACCAGCATCACCCGCTACGACGATGCCCGCCGCGCAGGTGTTGCACAGCTGATGTCCGACCCGGAGCTGTCCCGCCTGCACACCGCAGCCGTGGCCTGGCGCCAGGCCCGGTTTCTGGCGCTGATGGAGCAGGAACCCTATCGCGCCCTGTTTGCCCGATTGATGATGACCCCCCCGTCGCGGCCCATCAATGCAGCCACGGCCCAGACCCTGACCGGTTTTGCCAATCTGGGACGGCGCAAGGCCAACAACAGCTGATCCGCGGCCGTCACCGCGCCTGATATGTCCCGCCTGATGTGTCCCACCTGATGTATCCCGCACCAAAATGCTCCTGATCGATGGGCTCCCGCCCGCCCGGCCTGCATCACAGATGCCGGCCGGGCCGTTGGGCGTGGCATCGCACAGGCCAGCCTGCGCGATGCGGGCGCACCATGAGAGGCCGGCCCGACCCCAGAGACACGCCGGGGCAGCATCTGATCAGCGATCTGTTACAACACTCTGATCGGCGATCCATGCGAGGGCAGCAGTCCGATACGCCCCCGCCCCGGTT
Protein-coding regions in this window:
- a CDS encoding glycosyltransferase family 2 protein; this encodes MNILAVLTVRNEAAFLLEWLAHHRAVGFTNFLVFSNDCQDGTDVMLDQLQSLGHLTHVRNDGPYEQGGIQFTALKRASRMKPVKHADWILPLDVDEFVNIHTGDGTVQALLAALPDADAITLTWRLFGNADVLRFADRPITAQFTKCAPEILYWPWRAAMFKTLYRNDGTYGKLGVHRPRSPDQDRLETCRWFDCAGRELDQQFRTKRIFSNYGRPNFDLAQLNHYPLGSMESYVLKADRGRAVHSDHLLDVDYWVERNFNGDTDTSITRYDDARRAGVAQLMSDPELSRLHTAAVAWRQARFLALMEQEPYRALFARLMMTPPSRPINAATAQTLTGFANLGRRKANNS